The DNA region CCGGCGCGGCGAGGGGATTCGGTGCGTGAGCGGAACTTTCATCGCGTTCGGGGGCCAGAGGGTGCCGGTCACGCACCATCGGCCACCCCTGTTGCCGCACCTAAGTGATCGTGACCGCGGGCAGCCGCCGGTTAGCTTTGCTCACAGACCGGTACGGATCGACGATTTTCGGGGAGGAAACATGAAAACCACAGGGCGTCGGATGGCGCTTTTCGTGACGATGCTGGTGCTCGCGATCGGGACCGTCTTCGCCGCACCCGCCTCGGCAGGGACGACGGGTTCCACCACCGCACAGGCCACCTGCACCGGAGCGGATTCCTGCTGGTTCACCTGGGGTCGTATCCAGGCGGGCGACTGCACGATGGACAACGCGAAGTGGACGCTCAGACGCAACGGCAGCGCTTCGTTCGAAGCGACGATCGTCAGCAGCGACAGCAACGACGCGTGGCTGATGTGGGTGAACACCTTGGACAGCAACGGTATCGTCCTCGGGCCCATCCATCACGGCGGTGACACCAAGTTCGTCAAGGGCACCGTCAAGAACGTGTGGCACTGGTGGTTCGCCGAGGGATCGTTCGACGCCGGGTTCTTCGACCGCATCCACAGCATGCGGATCACGAGCCACTGCTGAAGGGCGAGTGAGCCTCGACGGCCATGTCGCGAAAGCCACTTTCGGGACACTGGACGTCCCAGGAGTGGCTTTCGCGATTCCTTGCCTGGCAAGGAGATAAAGGCTCCCTTCGCCGCATCGGACGCGGTGAAGGGAGCCTTCATCCCACCACCGGTTCGCGAACGCGACACAAGCGTCCGACACCCAGAGCGAAGAAATGCCCCGGTCCGGAAAACCCGGACCGGGGCATCGAAACATCCCGTTCAACTCAGAAAGGCAGCGCCTGAGCCAGCGCCTCCTTCTTCACCTCGGCGACCGAAGACGGCGCGTCGGACTTGGCGGAAGCAGAAGCACCGGCCGGAACCGGCGGCGGAACCGAGCCGCACTGCACGTCCGAACCGTTGCCCGGCTTGCGCACGGGCAGCTTTCCGGTCAGCAGGTAGTCCGCGATCTTGTCGTCCACACAGGACACACCGGACAGCGAGCCCGAGTGCGTCGTGCCGCCCGGAGCGCTGATCAGGCTGGAGTTCGGGTAGCGCTTGCGGACCTCGAGGCTGCCGGGATACGGCGTCGCGGCGTCGTTCTCCTCGTTGACCAGCAGGATGCCGGGGACCTTGCTCCCGTCGATCTCCACCGGCTTGCCCGGCTTCGCGGGCCAGTCGAGGCACGGCGCGTTGAACCAGGCGTTGCCCCAGGTCTCGAACGGCGCCCGGAAATGCGTGACCCAGTTGTCGAACTTCCAGCGGGGCCAGCTCTGCGGCCACGCCACGTCGGTGCACTGCACGGCCGCGTAGACCGCGTAACCGTTGTCCTGGCCCGGCGGGTTGGAGTCGTCGTACAGGCCCTTCAAGGTCTGCCAGTCACCCTTGTGCACCCAGCCGGCGAACGCGTTCGCGATGTCTTCCCAGCCGAAGACGTAGTAGCCGGCCTGCAGGAAGATGTCCGTCCACTCGGATCCGCCGATGACGCCGCCCGCGGGCTTGTCGTACAGCTTCTTCTGCTCGGCGTACCACAGCTTTTCGACCGCGGCCGCGGTCTTGCCGAGGTGGTAGAGGTCGTCGTACTTCGCGAGCCAGCCGAAGTAGATCTTGATGTTCTTGTCGAAGGCGATGTCCTGGTTCAGGTTCGCCTTGTACCAGACGTCGCGGGGGTCGACGGTGCCGTCGAACACCATCCGCCGCACGTTCTGCGGGAACAGCGTGCTGTAGACCTGCCCGAGGTAGGTGCCGTACGAGAAGCCGTAGTAGTTGATCTGCTTCTCGCCCAGCGCCTTGCGCAGGCTGTCGACGTCCTTCGCCACATCGACGGTCTTGATGTGGTCGAGGATCGCGCCGTTCTTGGCGCACGCCTTCGCGTAGCCCTTCGCCTTCTCACGCCACGCCGTCTCGATGGCGCGCGTGGTCGGCACGTACTGCGGGCGGTTGTAGGAGGCGTAGTTTCCGTCGCAGGTCAGCGACGGCTTGCTCTCCCCCACGCCGCGCGGGTCGAAGCCGATCCAGTCGTACTCCTCACCCGCCTTCTTAGGGACGGCCCGGCCGAGCGTCGACAGGCCGAGGCCCGAACCGCCGGGGCCACCCGGGTTGACCAGCATGACGCCCTGCGACTGGGCGGACTTGTGCTTCACCCGCGAGACGGCGATCGAGATCTTCTCCCCGCCCGGCTTCGCGTAATCCAGCGGGACCTCGAGGAAACCGCATTCCGCGCCGGCCTTGACCAGGCTCGGGCGGGTACAGGCTCCCCAGGAGATGGGCTTCGGATCGAAGTCCGACGCCGAGGCGGCCGTGGCGGAGGGAGCGAACGCCATGGTGCCGACGCCGATCCCCGCGACCGCCAGGGCGGCAACGAATTTCTTCACTGTGTTCCTTTTCGTCCGCGTTCGACCCGGTCGGGCCGAAGCTACCGAGAACCGGCTT from Amycolatopsis sp. EV170708-02-1 includes:
- a CDS encoding DUF6294 family protein, which translates into the protein MKTTGRRMALFVTMLVLAIGTVFAAPASAGTTGSTTAQATCTGADSCWFTWGRIQAGDCTMDNAKWTLRRNGSASFEATIVSSDSNDAWLMWVNTLDSNGIVLGPIHHGGDTKFVKGTVKNVWHWWFAEGSFDAGFFDRIHSMRITSHC
- a CDS encoding alpha/beta hydrolase → MKKFVAALAVAGIGVGTMAFAPSATAASASDFDPKPISWGACTRPSLVKAGAECGFLEVPLDYAKPGGEKISIAVSRVKHKSAQSQGVMLVNPGGPGGSGLGLSTLGRAVPKKAGEEYDWIGFDPRGVGESKPSLTCDGNYASYNRPQYVPTTRAIETAWREKAKGYAKACAKNGAILDHIKTVDVAKDVDSLRKALGEKQINYYGFSYGTYLGQVYSTLFPQNVRRMVFDGTVDPRDVWYKANLNQDIAFDKNIKIYFGWLAKYDDLYHLGKTAAAVEKLWYAEQKKLYDKPAGGVIGGSEWTDIFLQAGYYVFGWEDIANAFAGWVHKGDWQTLKGLYDDSNPPGQDNGYAVYAAVQCTDVAWPQSWPRWKFDNWVTHFRAPFETWGNAWFNAPCLDWPAKPGKPVEIDGSKVPGILLVNEENDAATPYPGSLEVRKRYPNSSLISAPGGTTHSGSLSGVSCVDDKIADYLLTGKLPVRKPGNGSDVQCGSVPPPVPAGASASAKSDAPSSVAEVKKEALAQALPF